A window of Punica granatum isolate Tunisia-2019 chromosome 8, ASM765513v2, whole genome shotgun sequence genomic DNA:
aagttaaaaaaaaaaaatgtcgtAGTGATGGAGCAATCAGCTGTAAttcaacaactgataagtcaATCTCAAACCCAGAAGGAAACAAAGTGATTGGAATCAAGTGGCAGATGCATCTTGATGGGGCAAAAAGTAATATGAAATAACTCAATACATCACTCTCTTAAAGTTAACAGCAGAAGGCATTACAATCAGTCTACATATAATGACACTCAACCTGGACAAGAACCGTCAGCTATGGCAAACGACAGAGTTCTGATATGATCAGCCACAACCCTATATGCCATGTCAATTTTATCAACATCATCTGCTCCAACCTTTCCAGAATATGGTCGCGCTCCAGTTGCCTGTTAGATTAAAAAGAGTTAGTAGATCTGTAATACAGCACTCCTTAATTTAATAGACAAATGCTCCTTTCGATAAGTTCACTAATTCCTGAGAAAAATAATGTGTGGAAGGCAACAGAtcttacaaaaaaataaaaaaaaataacaagcGTAGTTTTCTAAGAAGTCAATTTTATGAAGACTCTCAACAAGAAAAAGCCttcaaagaaaatgaaaggtgTTTtcctgaaaatggaaaaagaggTTGCATTTTGTTCCCtttgttttactttttcttcaaGAAAGAATCCGATGCAATTGTTACTGAGCATTTTTGATCTTGTTTAAACTCACACTTTTAAGGGGAGTGAGAAAACAATTTGGTATCTCTAGAAAACGATTGAGCACAGAGTAACAGAATAATAAGTGTAATTAGTTTACACCACATTCTTATTTTTGAACAGTCAATAAGAAGCTTATCAAGCTACATGGACTCAAGGCTATGGAACTTGGGTGTGGGTCTTTTGTTAAAATGAAACTCAATGCTAACTCAAATTTCACATGAGACTACCCTACAGGCTAGTCAACCTAAtaatgttgttgaattgaatcaAACGTATAAGAGACCCAGAAGTTTCGTCATCATTTAACCTGTTGGATAGCATCAAAGATGGGCAAGAAGACATCAGTATCATAATTGCTCATCTTCTTCTGAAGTACAGAGGTCAACCTCTCGAAACCCATCCCTGTGTCAACATGCTTCGCAGGTAAAGGTTTTAGGGAGCCATCAGTTTCCCTGTTGAACTGCCACAAGAGTAATATAAAATGTattagaaaaggaaagaaattgAGCTTATGCAAAACAGTTTAGAATCATACTAAGCCGATAAGAATAATCAATATTGCAATCAAAATAGCAAGAAACTTTTGGttacaaaaaattttacagTCTTCATCAGATAAaacaatattaataatatgtaAGACAAACCTTCCTTAAAATTCATCTCCAGTTCTGCATCAGAATGGCTAGAGCAGGATAGAAAACTTATATTGATGGATAAGAAATTCGACACTTGGAAATGTGATAGCAAAGATACCACTGACAGCATGAAAGCCAGCTCGAAAGGCTTTACTTAGGTAGAGTATAGTATACTACAGCACGACAAAAAACATAGCTTGACAAAACGTTAAAACAGAGACATCTCCAATGGCAATATTCCTTTATCCAGGAAAAGGACGAACCTGAATGAAGACAAGATTCCATATTTCAATGCAAGTAGGATCGTCATTATTAACCAGTGATGCAGCATCTCGGTTACCAATCCTGTCAAAGTGTATCTCGGTACAAGGTCCGCATGGACCAGTATCGCCCATCTCCCAAAAGTTGTCCTATCAGAgcggagaaaaaaaaggaagaggaagcaAATAACGCATTTCAGGTACATTGGAGAAAATGGAAGTCAACAGATGTGTATCACCGCGGATATACGCAAGACAGAAGAAAAGACAGGAAAAGTTGAAACCTCTCTTGTCCTTGAAAGCAAGAGTCAAAGTAACCAGTATATTTTACGATCAAAGGATAAAAGTGGCCATTTGTAAAAAACCAGCAACATCACCCAGAAAATGAAGAGCTCGAGAAAGAAAGTAGCTAACATCTTATAAAAATAAGAGATGTTAACCTTGCAACCGAAAGGTAAAACATGTCCAGGTGGCAAAAATTGAAGCCATATATCCCTAGCTTCATGATCAGGAGCCAAACCAGCTTTCTCATCACCGCCGAAGTACGTAGCATAAAAACGATCGCTGGGTAGTTTGTACACCTGGAAAACAGAAGTTATTCAGAGAGTGAAAAAGCAGTTATTATAGAGATGACAGGAAACAGAAAACACTCATTTAAGTAAATATAAGTTGTTTTCTGACAATCTGATTGCTGTTTTTGAGCACCATTTATAGCCCAAACTTCTATACCATCAATAACCTCTTTCAGTTTCCTGTTGCTTTAAATATCAAAAGCATTTCTCATGCAAATGACAAAGCGGTTATTTCCAATAAAAACATTgcccgaaaaaagaaaagacgcATAAAAAGATCAAAGGGATGCATAATATGAGCAGAATAGAATAATCAGAATTAGCACAGGTTAAGGGGAAACTAATGGGTGATCAGGTAAAATCATCGACAGGATGATACAGTTACCTTGGTGAGAAGTTCCCAAGCCCACTCAATGGCTTCTTTCTTGAAGTAGTCCCCGAATGACCAGTTGCCAAGCATTTCGAAGAAGGTGTGATGGTAAGTATCCTTGCCGACATCATCAAGGTCATTGTGTTTTCCACCAGCACGTATGCATTTCTGGGTATTGCAAGCACGTGTGAGTTTACTCAAGGGACTGTTGGGATCAACGGTCCCCAAGAATATTGGCTTGAACTGGTTCATTCCTGGAAAACAACGAGCATATAAGAACTTGCAAAGAATCATGTTCCCTGTCTTTACATCCCAAACCAcggtataatatatatttgccGCTGGAATTGGTAGCAATCTAATCCGACACGGGATAGTAGAAGAAGAATGCAATTCGGTAGCTCAACAGGTTCCGCAGAGCATTTAGCAATTAAATCAGGTGATGGGGGGCAATCTTCATTTCCCTTCTGCGATGGGGTGATTGGTTTTTTAGAGCCGAGTCAAGCCGCTCGCAGAAGCATGACAGAATAGGGATAGGATAGAGGAGATGGgaggggaggagagagagagattaccGGCATTAGCGAATAGGAGAGTAGGGTCGTTGAGGGGAACGACGGGACTGGAGCGCCAGTTAAAGTGATTCTTCCCCTCGAAGAACTTGATGAAGGTGTCCCTCACTCGGCTCGCCGGCCACAGCTCCTCTGCTTGGCCCATGGTAGCAGTGGCAGTGGCAGCGGCAGCGGAACTGGAACTGGCACCGGAGGAAATCCGAGATGGGAAGATTAGCTGCAGAGGTGGGAGAGAAGGAAGGGCTATGGCTGATGCTGTTGCTCCTCCTACAGTTGAGGCTCTGCTTCTTCTGTCACACAGACACGGCCAGGAAACCCTCTTACTCAACAACAACATTCATTTGTCGGTTTCGCATCGACATTTGATCAATGAATGTCATGTTATGTACTGCTTGGACTCCATGCCCATTCACCAAGCCGCTGGGCGCTGCGTTGTTACTGTTAGCGTGAGGAATCTAATATCTaatctaattattattattattattataagaaaaaagaaaagcaaaccCTACCCTACCCAACCCAACCCAACCCAACCCTTTTATTATCTTTTGCAGgcccattgaaccggccgggACATGGACTGAGTATGCTCGTGGGGCGGGTAGGTCCAATAGGGATTCCATTCCGCGATGGGTCACATAAGAGAATTCTGTGAAGCAATCAACAAAAATGATTACACcatacaattaaataaattattttaaaaaattaagttaataaGTATTTTACTCAGTAAATTTCTGTGACATCATTATAAAATACTTAGAAAGTTGTGTAACttcattttgaaatttgtatAACTTACTTtgaaatttatgtaatttatcttttctttagcAATTTactaaaaagttcaaaaagtAATAAGTAATTTACTATCAGATTTCAATTATACAGGACAATGGATTGTATCATAGATCTTACCGtcatatatagatttttctttaatcTGCAAAGTTGATCAAATTGGATGCATCCTGCTTTGCACTGCTATgctatcaaataaaaaaacatcATAACCatcaaaaagaataaaataagacCATCTGCTTCAATCCTGTTTCCATTTTATCAAACATGCTATTAGTAAAACTATGGTCATGACAGGAATACTCAGCTTTCTCAACACTTACAACTGAACTACTCATAGTCATACAAGTCATCCCCGAGCTATTCgtccagagagagagagcgctACAGTACAGGAGTTCATATTTACAATTTGTGCAAAAAGCAACAAAAGTTGTTAAACATTCTAAAAATGTAATGCTGAGCTCTCCCCTTGGCAGCTTCTTTCAGATTCCTCCATCAGATGCGGGCTTGTGCCATTCATTATTGTCAAGCACGTAGGTATTACAAAGATCACAAGAGGAGAGCAGTGCAGGGCAGTGATTTACTACCTACCCACTCGGCCACTCCAAATCATCATCCCTGCTCATCGCCCAAGATCCTTCCGCAATCTCATCGAAGAGCTGATCCCAACTCCAGCTCACATATCCCAAGAAAAACCAATAGTCGGTAACAGATCTGGCTGTTCCCGACTTGAGCTCCTCAATTTCTCCAACAGTTCCAAACTGATCGACAAAGTAGATACCAGGAAGTACTTCCGGGAACTGATCCTTAGCAGCTCTTCGAGTTAAAGCAACAAGGGGTAATCCGCGCACTGCAAGGGGCCCACCAAACGATAGATGTGCCTCTCTGAGCACCTCGGATCCTCCATCCAGTTCACGCAGAGAGTCCCAGCTAATATGCTTGTTGATTATCAAACCCTGAAACCCTGCCTCCCTGTCAGCTTTCACAATAAGAATCATGGACTCATCAAAGTGGTGGGCCCCAGCAAGATTCTTGGTAGCAGCAAGGATCGTACCGACAACCACATTTTGTGCTGCTCCCACTTCTTGAACTCCCTTTGAGTCAACAGACTCAGCTCCATGCTTGTGACTAGATATTCTTTCTGGAATTGCGTTTGCTATGACTTCATGGAATCTGTCCTTCAGAGTAGGATTTTCAATACGAACTGCATCAGCTGATCTGTGATCGAAATATGTTCGACTCCCACTGCCTTCTTTTCCCGCTCGAGTCCACAGGATTCCTGTCAAAACAAGCCAAAAGCTTCTACTCATAGAATGAAAGTTAAAACCATTTTCTTGCTAGGTGTCATTAAATGGAGGACAGATCTGAGCATTCATTCCCAAGCTCGAAATATAATTGATTCACATAACATGGTGGTCTTCTGATAAACAACAATTGACAGAAGaagattaatataaaattatcatcTAGAGCAAATGAAAGTTAAGCCTTCTACGTGCTGATCATTCCACAGCTTCCGAAAAGCTCTCGAGATTCATTtctagttattattatttatatcgCTGCTTCCACATAATCAATTCTCTTGGCAATAGAACCAATAGATTCACAGTGGCACACTTCCCAAATTAGTTCTTAAATTTTCATACCTGGAAACATGTAAAGACTATCCTTGAACACCAGGAGTTGGGTctaaacaataaataaatgatcACTAGGTCTAAATCAATTAGGATTGCCATCACAAGATGAAAGTTTACCATTCTCATTGATGAGATGACGGATATTGCTTCCGTGTTCAGCCATAAAGTTGATAACAGAAGATACCGCAGTCTCCCCTTCATAAGAGATGGGAGTCCTACTCCCTGCTGGAAAAAGCACCAGAGCAGGATAAACTTCGCCCTGCATTGGCAACACAAGTTACATTATGTCTGGACCAAGCTGACAAGAAACTCTCCAATTACAGAATCCCAAAAACATTTCAATGAAAACATAGCTGCTATGCATGCAGCATTAGTCCAAAGGACCAGAGGTAACTGAGTCTAGTAAATTTTCCTCTAATTTTAAGACCAGTGGAAATCTTTGCTACTGTCATACCAATGAGTTCATTGCTGATCCCTTGAAGTTCAACAAAGTAGCCAAATTAGCATTGATGAGGGAATATCTGCACTTATAACGGACAAAATAAGGATGATTCCCATAAGTCACACCTTCTTTATTGTCTTGAATATAAAACTGCAATCATTGATCGTGCAATCCAACAAGTAGATGAATGGGAGCTTCACTGAGATATTTTCCAAGCTGTCTGGCATGTCCAAACACTTATTagtacataattttttttttctacagCAATAGTAAGGTCTCTCTGCAATAGAGTTATCACAAAACCAGATATACGTACCTCTGATAAAGGGCATTTTCTCATACTCGAATCCAGTCTCTAGTATTTTCATATAGCCCTTCAAAGCCCGATGAACTTCGCGCACCACTAGTTCCATTCGCTGGCAAAAGCCACACCAATTATTGCTGAATAGAACGAAGACATCCTTCTGTGGATGAGGGCTGACACTCTCAACCAGAGATTGATTAATACCAAAAATCATTTCAGATATACTTCTTGCAGTGATTTTTGGGATAGGATCTGCCTcataaaaatccaaatttaCAAATGGCGGACGAGTCACTTCCTTTGGGATGGGAAGAGTAGATTCGGACTGTTGATATGGGAGCAAGCTTGCATTAAGATATCCTCTCAGGAATTGAGCCAGTGCAGCAAAAGTAAATTTTTTCTGAGCAGGGTAAATATAATGTTGTTGTAGAACGGGATCAACTATCACCAAAGATGGAATCTTCGAATCACCAGTCAATGTCCTGAGTAACCTGTAGTCTCCATCACAAAAATGGAAGGAACCTCTAAAACCTTCAATGTGAAGTTCTTTGTCTTTCAACTTGTCTACCTTTAATGAATATGTCTTCTCCAGAATGGAATCCTCAGAATTAACACATGCCCCCTTTGCAGTAAACCGTCCTGATTCTGCAAATGCCATCTTTTTGCTTCTACCCAAAGAGCTTCCCCTCTCTTCATCATATTGAGAAGGTTCAGGATCCATGAGTTTTGACTTTTCCTCATCCACAGTAGCAGATGTGTCCCCATTCTGCGCAGAAAATGCAGTACGCCCATTCAGCACTTGTTCTTCATGCTGATGAATGTCACTGGTAGGACCTTCCTGGGAAAGTTGCGGTGGAGCTTGAATAGGCTGATCTTCTCTGTTTGAGGACAGACTAGCTATTTTAATCTCAAGATCATCAGAGAGAAGCTGGAAACCTACCTTCTTCGCAAGCAAACTCAATTTGCCTTCCTTCGTTTGCTGAAGATGTTCCAAGATCTCATGCAAGGAATTCTTGTGTGAACCTGTGTCTAAACTGACATGCTTTTCCTTCTCTTCATTTATAATCGTTATGGACATCTTATCCTTTGTCTTAAAATTTTGAGATAATGCAGATTGCTTCACATTGGGGCGCCTAAAGCTGCTTTCCTGTGATTGATGTGACAGAGCTGCAAAACTTCCCAGTTTGCCATGCTTTTTGCCATGATAAGAGATCTGCAAATGCCATGCTAAATCTCTTAGGGCATTAAGAGCTTCCCTACTTTTTACCCTGTCTTCTGATAATTCTGATGACCTGTCCACAAATAGAAGCATTGACGCCTTATTTGCAGGTAAAGCAGGTTCTTGAGTATGGCCACTGCCTTCCAGCTGCAAAGgaaaacatatacatatatatatgtatgtatgtatgtatgtatatgaatGTCTTCATGTGTTGAATAGTATCACAAAAAGGACTTTTAATAACTCAAAACACATGAATGCAAGTAATCGAAAGGGAAGTAAGAGATGAGTACAGGTCCTATTTTTGGCACATCATAGCAGAACAACATTCAATTTGCAATAACTCTAAAGTGATTTATGCAGCAGTTTCACTTCATTTACTACACCAATAATGAAAGAGTGGAAATTTAGCTTTTGCTTTGCAGCATGCTACTAAGCTAGTTATATACTAACCCTATGTTTGGGAGGGAGGAAaatggagggagaggaagggAGATAGAGGGAAATGGAGAgatttatatgaaaatttccATAAAAATCCCTCCATCTCCTTCCCTCTCCCTAATCCAAAGCACAACCCAAGAAATTCAAGATCAAATATGTACAGTTCGTACTGGCAACAGTTGGTGCCAGAGACACAAGTTTCTTTCTATCTATCACTCCAACTGGTTGATTTATTTTAACGATCTGCTAAAATCAGAGGGATCGCCAGAAAAGCTAAAAAGGAGGAAACAAAATCCATATTCATTCAATTTCGTTCGAACATTTACCCATGGAAATCTAGAGTTATTGTAGGGTCAAAAATTATCCCAGGTAAAATGACTAATATATCTTAACTTGATAAAAAATCTTTCAAAAAATAGCCGAAGAGTCACAAAAACTTACTTCAGCAACAATGGAGTTATCAATCTGCATGGAACTCTTGAAGTCATCAACTTCTCTCAGCATCTTTGAACAGCTGGGGCATCCGGCATAATGTATCATTAATGACCATGACTTGGGTTCTTCTACGCCAAGAAAGGGAAGCAAGGATCTCTCTGCTACTAGACCAAATCTATGCCTCTCAGGCGGCAGAAATAACTCTCTCGCTACTGTCATGAAGGTCAAAAAGAAAGA
This region includes:
- the LOC116187181 gene encoding uncharacterized protein LOC116187181 isoform X6, yielding MMMKPKLLLLLLLASAVPLHASSSSPCAPESDFDSNTGYSSEWKILRKHNFSSQIRIHPHILLLVTLPWSGESRALMRDVALAVKRRKPEFSSLKLMVMYRTTEKMLADAIGATDEITILYFHHSKSYKYQGRLRAQNILSSVHPHLFLPPEDVPLKHLTSPLELRAFLDSTDKALLLLEFCGWTPELQRRGRKNVTEHGFIAQGLGGNANPTLVHGWNDDQKGMDSSMQCSIAGEVNGIPWLGEFGSVTDAASWGSEEARLNTGYSCNFQEFQLFESFFLTFMTVARELFLPPERHRFGLVAERSLLPFLGVEEPKSWSLMIHYAGCPSCSKMLREVDDFKSSMQIDNSIVAELEGSGHTQEPALPANKASMLLFVDRSSELSEDRVKSREALNALRDLAWHLQISYHGKKHGKLGSFAALSHQSQESSFRRPNVKQSALSQNFKTKDKMSITIINEEKEKHVSLDTGSHKNSLHEILEHLQQTKEGKLSLLAKKVGFQLLSDDLEIKIASLSSNREDQPIQAPPQLSQEGPTSDIHQHEEQVLNGRTAFSAQNGDTSATVDEEKSKLMDPEPSQYDEERGSSLGRSKKMAFAESGRFTAKGACVNSEDSILEKTYSLKVDKLKDKELHIEGFRGSFHFCDGDYRLLRTLTGDSKIPSLVIVDPVLQQHYIYPAQKKFTFAALAQFLRGYLNASLLPYQQSESTLPIPKEVTRPPFVNLDFYEADPIPKITARSISEMIFGINQSLVESVSPHPQKDVFVLFSNNWCGFCQRMELVVREVHRALKGYMKILETGFEYEKMPFIRDSLENISVKLPFIYLLDCTINDCSFIFKTIKKGSAMNSLGEVYPALVLFPAGSRTPISYEGETAVSSVINFMAEHGSNIRHLINENGILWTRAGKEGSGSRTYFDHRSADAVRIENPTLKDRFHEVIANAIPERISSHKHGAESVDSKGVQEVGAAQNVVVGTILAATKNLAGAHHFDESMILIVKADREAGFQGLIINKHISWDSLRELDGGSEVLREAHLSFGGPLAVRGLPLVALTRRAAKDQFPEVLPGIYFVDQFGTVGEIEELKSGTARSVTDYWFFLGYVSWSWDQLFDEIAEGSWAMSRDDDLEWPSG
- the LOC116187181 gene encoding uncharacterized protein LOC116187181 isoform X8, which codes for MVSLHKVSVGMQIRLWYMAGMMTRRWLGMDSSMQCSIAGEVNGIPWLGEFGSVTDAASWGSEEARLNTGYSCNFQEFQLFESFFLTFMTVARELFLPPERHRFGLVAERSLLPFLGVEEPKSWSLMIHYAGCPSCSKMLREVDDFKSSMQIDNSIVAELEGSGHTQEPALPANKASMLLFVDRSSELSEDRVKSREALNALRDLAWHLQISYHGKKHGKLGSFAALSHQSQESSFRRPNVKQSALSQNFKTKDKMSITIINEEKEKHVSLDTGSHKNSLHEILEHLQQTKEGKLSLLAKKVGFQLLSDDLEIKIASLSSNREDQPIQAPPQLSQEGPTSDIHQHEEQVLNGRTAFSAQNGDTSATVDEEKSKLMDPEPSQYDEERGSSLGRSKKMAFAESGRFTAKGACVNSEDSILEKTYSLKVDKLKDKELHIEGFRGSFHFCDGDYRLLRTLTGDSKIPSLVIVDPVLQQHYIYPAQKKFTFAALAQFLRGYLNASLLPYQQSESTLPIPKEVTRPPFVNLDFYEADPIPKITARSISEMIFGINQSLVESVSPHPQKDVFVLFSNNWCGFCQRMELVVREVHRALKGYMKILETGFEYEKMPFIRDSLENISVKLPFIYLLDCTINDCSFIFKTIKKGSAMNSLGEVYPALVLFPAGSRTPISYEGETAVSSVINFMAEHGSNIRHLINENGILWTRAGKEGSGSRTYFDHRSADAVRIENPTLKDRFHEVIANAIPERISSHKHGAESVDSKGVQEVGAAQNVVVGTILAATKNLAGAHHFDESMILIVKADREAGFQGLIINKHISWDSLRELDGGSEVLREAHLSFGGPLAVRGLPLVALTRRAAKDQFPEVLPGIYFVDQFGTVGEIEELKSGTARSVTDYWFFLGYVSWSWDQLFDEIAEGSWAMSRDDDLEWPSG
- the LOC116187181 gene encoding uncharacterized protein LOC116187181 isoform X9 is translated as MQIRLWYMAGMMTRRWLGMDSSMQCSIAGEVNGIPWLGEFGSVTDAASWGSEEARLNTGYSCNFQEFQLFESFFLTFMTVARELFLPPERHRFGLVAERSLLPFLGVEEPKSWSLMIHYAGCPSCSKMLREVDDFKSSMQIDNSIVAELEGSGHTQEPALPANKASMLLFVDRSSELSEDRVKSREALNALRDLAWHLQISYHGKKHGKLGSFAALSHQSQESSFRRPNVKQSALSQNFKTKDKMSITIINEEKEKHVSLDTGSHKNSLHEILEHLQQTKEGKLSLLAKKVGFQLLSDDLEIKIASLSSNREDQPIQAPPQLSQEGPTSDIHQHEEQVLNGRTAFSAQNGDTSATVDEEKSKLMDPEPSQYDEERGSSLGRSKKMAFAESGRFTAKGACVNSEDSILEKTYSLKVDKLKDKELHIEGFRGSFHFCDGDYRLLRTLTGDSKIPSLVIVDPVLQQHYIYPAQKKFTFAALAQFLRGYLNASLLPYQQSESTLPIPKEVTRPPFVNLDFYEADPIPKITARSISEMIFGINQSLVESVSPHPQKDVFVLFSNNWCGFCQRMELVVREVHRALKGYMKILETGFEYEKMPFIRDSLENISVKLPFIYLLDCTINDCSFIFKTIKKGSAMNSLGEVYPALVLFPAGSRTPISYEGETAVSSVINFMAEHGSNIRHLINENGILWTRAGKEGSGSRTYFDHRSADAVRIENPTLKDRFHEVIANAIPERISSHKHGAESVDSKGVQEVGAAQNVVVGTILAATKNLAGAHHFDESMILIVKADREAGFQGLIINKHISWDSLRELDGGSEVLREAHLSFGGPLAVRGLPLVALTRRAAKDQFPEVLPGIYFVDQFGTVGEIEELKSGTARSVTDYWFFLGYVSWSWDQLFDEIAEGSWAMSRDDDLEWPSG
- the LOC116187181 gene encoding uncharacterized protein LOC116187181 isoform X1 encodes the protein MLTRKDPLVSREAYLKSRVEATQVPAAGKANIKTEMTARQSSGSRMMMKPKLLLLLLLASAVPLHASSSSPCAPESDFDSNTGYSSEWKILRKHNFSSQIRIHPHILLLVTLPWSGESRALMRDVALAVKRRKPEFSSLKLMVMYRTTEKMLADAIGATDEITILYFHHSKSYKYQGRLRAQNILSSVHPHLFLPPEDVPLKHLTSPLELRAFLDSTDKALLLLEFCGWTPELQRRGRKNVTEHGFIAQGLGGNANPTLVHGWNDDQKGMDSSMQCSIAGEVNGIPWLGEFGSVTDAASWGSEEARLNTGYSCNFQEFQLFESFFLTFMTVARELFLPPERHRFGLVAERSLLPFLGVEEPKSWSLMIHYAGCPSCSKMLREVDDFKSSMQIDNSIVAELEGSGHTQEPALPANKASMLLFVDRSSELSEDRVKSREALNALRDLAWHLQISYHGKKHGKLGSFAALSHQSQESSFRRPNVKQSALSQNFKTKDKMSITIINEEKEKHVSLDTGSHKNSLHEILEHLQQTKEGKLSLLAKKVGFQLLSDDLEIKIASLSSNREDQPIQAPPQLSQEGPTSDIHQHEEQVLNGRTAFSAQNGDTSATVDEEKSKLMDPEPSQYDEERGSSLGRSKKMAFAESGRFTAKGACVNSEDSILEKTYSLKVDKLKDKELHIEGFRGSFHFCDGDYRLLRTLTGDSKIPSLVIVDPVLQQHYIYPAQKKFTFAALAQFLRGYLNASLLPYQQSESTLPIPKEVTRPPFVNLDFYEADPIPKITARSISEMIFGINQSLVESVSPHPQKDVFVLFSNNWCGFCQRMELVVREVHRALKGYMKILETGFEYEKMPFIRDSLENISVKLPFIYLLDCTINDCSFIFKTIKKGSAMNSLGEVYPALVLFPAGSRTPISYEGETAVSSVINFMAEHGSNIRHLINENGILWTRAGKEGSGSRTYFDHRSADAVRIENPTLKDRFHEVIANAIPERISSHKHGAESVDSKGVQEVGAAQNVVVGTILAATKNLAGAHHFDESMILIVKADREAGFQGLIINKHISWDSLRELDGGSEVLREAHLSFGGPLAVRGLPLVALTRRAAKDQFPEVLPGIYFVDQFGTVGEIEELKSGTARSVTDYWFFLGYVSWSWDQLFDEIAEGSWAMSRDDDLEWPSG